Below is a genomic region from Salmo trutta chromosome 19, fSalTru1.1, whole genome shotgun sequence.
CAGCATCCCCAGCAGCAGtacccccagcagcagcagccccagcagcagtacccccagcagcagcagccccaGCAGCAGTACCCCCAGCAGCAGTACCCCCAGCAGCAGTACCCCAACAGCAGCAGCCCCAGCAGCAGTACCCCCAGCAGCAGTACCCCCAGCagcagtacccccaacagcagcaGCCCCAGCAGCAGTACCCCCAGCAGCAGTACCCCCAGCagcagtacccccaacagcagcagtacccccaacagcagcagtacccccaacagcagcaGCCCCAGCAGCAGTACCCCCAGCAGCAGTACCCCCAGCAGCAGTACCTCCAGCAGCAGTACCCCCAGCAGCAGTACCCCCAGCagcagtacccccaacagcagcagtacccccaacagcagcagccccagcagcagtacccccaacagcagtACCCCCAGCAGCAGTACCCCCAGCAGCAGTACCCCCAGCAGCAGtacccccagcagcagcagccccaACAGCAGCAGCCCCAGCAGCAGTACCCCCAGCAGCAGtacccccagcagcagcagccccaGCAGCAGTACCCCCAGCAGCAGTACCCCCAGCagcagtacccccaacagcagcaGCCCCAACAGCAGTACCTCCAGCAGCAGTACCCCCAGCAGCAGTACCCCCAGCagcagtacccccaacagcagtACCCCCAGCagcagtacccccaacagcagtACCCCCAGCAGCAGTACCCCAAGCAGCAGTACCCCCAGCAGCAGTATCCCCAGCAGCAGTATCCCCAACAGCGGTACCCCCAACAGCAGCAGCCTAGCACATCTGATTCaccttgtcaactaatcatcaggccctcaatgagttgaatcaggtgtgtttgtccggggctacaacaacaATGTGTGATGTTGAGggtactcgaggactggagttgggaaacactgtcctAAAGTATCCTGAGTCAGTGACTGAATGGATAAGTGAGGTTACTGCAGTTATCCCTCTACTGAAAGGCTTGTTTTAGGCCCAAAGCCCACTCCCTGTGTGGTTGTATAAAATCTATCGTCTATCTCACACACCTGCTTACACCTGATCCTCTCTGAGCATCTCCACACACTGAGGGAACATGGACCAGAGCCTCGTCTTCGCCATCTCGACCCTGCTGCTGGGCCTCTCCCAGGCCCACTCTCCCCTGGTAAGAGCTGGAACCTTCAGCACTGCTGAGCTCCTATCTTAACTCTCAACTCACTCTTGTGTTCAGAATCCCTCACTCACTCTGAGATTGTCTCCCCTCCAGGAATGGCACATTGAGGAAGTCTTCACTCTAAATGTACCATACTGTTCGGTGCTATATAACAATCAAGTCTACTGTATATTGAACATTTACATATGATTGGTCCAAATTACAAACACTAGATGCAATGCTGAACTAGCAAGAAAGATTGAAATACTGCGGTGACTCAGCTGCCATATATAACCGTATACCCCTGTTCAGATGTCACGACTGAAAAATGAAACGCATTAGACATCACTACACAGATCCTTGAGGCAAACGAATATGATTTACTCATAAGCTAACAAGTCAGTATCTGATTAAGATAGCATCTACAAGCCATATCTTCGTTATGTGATCTACTCAACTCTTTGCACCAAGGGATGAGCCACATGCTAATGGAGGGAGATGGACCGGAAACGTGATGACGTTTTGGGACAGGAGGAACTACTTCAGATGGAGCAAATCCTCATCTGGACTGGAGGATGTGCCATATATCATAGACCAGTGGTAggaaaccctgttcctggagtgctgcaggtactgcaggattttgttccaactaggctCCCCACCTGACCacctgagctaattgatcagttcagtgaatGCCCAAATTCAACACACCTCTTCCAGGTCTGTTAAAGCAAAAAAAACGAATCCCCTGCGGcattccaggaccagggttgcctacccctgtcATAGACTATTACATCTGTAAGGGAAAATCATTATTTAGTTGTATTTATAAAGCGCGTTAAGGCATGAACACATATAACCTGAAGTTATGATGTAATAACATAAGTGAGACAGATGTTCTTCATCGCACATGACTCTGAAAAGGCTATTATTGATGGCCATGAAATCATTTCACACTAGAACCTGCATTCGCTGCGTTACCTGGAGTGGCCAGTCAGACTACATCGACATTCAAAGTAAAACTGGGTGAGTTGAGAGCCACTTGTGCAGGTCAAAACCCAGCTGTACACTGATGTAAAAACCGTTCAGTCTAAGGCTCGACTGCAGCATGCTATTGAGCTCCAAAATGGATCTCGCTCCCCTTGTAGACGCTGGTCTCTGCTGGGGAGAAATGGAGGATAACAGGAGCTTTCTCTGGATGTGTACGGCTGTGTCTACCACGGCATCATTCCTCATGAGCTCCTCCACGCACTGGGCTTCTACCACGAACACGCCAGGAGCGACAGAGACCAGTATGTCAAGATCAATTGGGAATATATTCCTCAAGGTGACAAGTTTATTGCCACATCACACaggacagacacgcacacacaacagTGCAAGAAGGAAATCGAAGGTGAATAGTGGTTTTATGGTCAGTGATGCACTAACACCAGTTGGGAAGTCCAGAGTGGTGGACAGAAGGGTCCATGGGTGAGAGGTCCGGTTGTGAGTTGTAGTGGAGGACAGGAGTTTACAGAGACCCCAACCTGCCTTCTTGGGAACAACTAAAGCACAGTCAAAGTGGGGGTTCTGCTGCTCGCTAGTAGAGCCTTTAATTAGCTGATCAAGCTCAGGCCTGGAGAGAGTTCCAGAAAGACCCCTAACAACAGAGGTGGGAATTGTCCTCTATCCCTGGACAGTAAGGTCAGGTTGAGGTTGGGGGTTACCTCAGCTGTAAGAAGTCACAAAGTTTGTCTTTTAAGTCTGAGCCAGGGAGAGGGTTTGAATGGTTAATGTCTGAAGGTTTTGTACACATCAACTTTGTCTCTTTTCTATTTTAGGACTGCCTTCTCAATTGagaaaggggaaaaaaacaccCTTCTCATTCCTGACTCCTCTGTGAACATAGGACAGAGGCAGGATATGTCTGACATCCAGAGGATCAACAACCTACAGTATATCAGTGCAGTGAGTATGAACTACATGGGGTCTGATAAATTATGTATATCTTCTTTACAATTTACTTCCCAATTTGAATTTCCTGTTGCATACATTTTTGGACAtagaaatgaatgatatgtacccattgattcttgaagaatatacttataaatgcctcatgagcttcattcaactgtcataccccatcataatccaaaatataagcttattttactccaatgtttgtgaacattgtaaatgtaaacatagtatatcctcaaaacatgctGAAAACTAGAATTTTGATATTtcggatggtcagtccttgcattctTAGCTCTGTCTATACATTTGAGAGTGCtcacatttctccaggcccatccaaatccaaatcaaatcaaatttatttatatagcccttcttacatcagatgatttatcaaagtgctgtacagaaacccagcctaaaaccccaaacagcaagcaatgcaggtgtagaagcacggtggctaggaaaaactccctagaaaggccaaaacctaggaagaaacctagagaggaaccaggctatgaggggtggccagtcctcttctggctgtgccgggtggagattataacagcacatggccaagatgttcaaatgttcataaatgaccagcatggtcaaataataataatcatagtagttgtcgagggtgcaacaagtcagtaacacaagagtaagtgtcagttggctttttcatagccgatctttgagagtatctctactgctcctgctgtctctagagagttgaaaacagcaggtctgggacaggtagcacgtccggtgaacaggtcagggttccagcaggtctgggacagcaggtctgggacaggtagcacgtccggtgaacaggtcatggttccatagctgcaggcagaacagttggaactggagcagcagcacagccaggtgaactggggacagcaaggagtcatcaagccaggtagtcctgaggcatggtcctagggctcaggtcctccgagagagagaaagaaagaaagagagaaagagagaattagagagagcatatttaaattcacacaggacaccggaaaagacaagagaaatactccagatgtgagactgaccctagcccccaacacataaactactgcagcatcaatactggaggctgagacaggaggggtcaggagacattgtggccccatccgatgaaacccccggacagggccaaacaggtaggatataaccccacccactttgccaaagctcagcctccacaccactagagggatgtctccaagcaccaacataccatcccgggacaaggccgagtatagcccacaaagatctccgccacggcacaacccaagggggggttccaacccagacaggaagaccacgtcagtgactcaacccactcaagtgacgcacccctcccagggacagcatggaagaacaccagtaagccagtgactcagcccccgtaataggggtagaggcagagaatcccagtggaaagaggggaaaccggccaggcagagacagcaagggcggttcgttgctccagcctttccattcaccttcacacccctgggcctgactacacttaatcataggacctactgaagagatgtgtcttcagtaaagacttaaaggttgagactgagtctgcgtctctcacatgggtaggcagactattccataaaaatggagctctataggagaaagccctgcctccagctgtttgcttagaaattctaggaacaattaggaggcctgcgtcttgtgaccgtagcgtacgtgtaggtatgtacggcaggaccaaatcggaaagataggtaggagcaagcccatgtaatgctttgtaggttagcagtaaaaccttgaaatcagcccttgccttaacaggaagccagtgtggggaagctagcactggagtaatatgatcaatttttttggttctagtcaggattctagcagccgtatttagcactaactgaagtttatttagtgctttatccgggtagccggaaagtagaacattgcagtagtctaacctagaagtaacaaaggcttGGAtcaatttttctgcgtcatttttggacagaaagtttcagatttttgcaatgttacgtagatggaaaaaagctgtccttgaaacagtcttgatatgttcttcaaaagagagatcagggtccagagtaacgcagaggtccttcacagttttatttgagacgactgtacaaccatccagattaattgtcagattcaacagaagatctctttgtttcttgggacctagaacaagcatctctgttttgtccaagcatctctgttttttgCCAAAAACAGAGGCGGGAAGGTCCCCTTGgctattgtttcaactgcagattgcccctttaagtgttCATGAGTGCAAATGGTTGCTAAGACATAATATATGTTTTTCTCATTTCACGTATGTAGTTAGTTAACTGAGGAACTGAGAGAAGATGGATGTCTGCAATATCATTCTCAATGACTGTTGTTATTTGTCTTCCTcaggaaaataataaaaatgccGGAAAATCTctcacgcacgcatgcacacacaaaataatattaaaatatattttttaaaagttgTTTATTTTACATGACAGTTTTGTGCAATACATTTGAAGAATAATACTCAAAACAATTTATACAATGGCATATGCTGTACACAGTGCACACATGAATAAAGTCAGTACTGTAATACTTAGGCAAGACCTGATGTGGTTATTGGCAGAGACAGGATTTACTCCTGCCTTGAATTTTCCTATTATAGACCAAAAGCTTTGTTTACAAAAGTTTGGTCTGCAGACATTTGGGGCAAATTCATCATGGTAGAGTCATTGTCGTAAGGCCTTTTTTTCCGTAAAGACAAAAGCAATAGGGATTGATTCAGAGTTAGAAACCCTTTGTGTTGGTGTACTTCACTGCTGATTCTATCCAGAGGAAACAGGGCTGTGCAGTTCCATGATTGCCCAGTAGGGAGCGCTCAAACAAACATGGGTGAGAGGGGCACTTAAAACATGATTAAAACCCTACCAAGGCAACCTCAGGTCAGTGCAGTGATGGTGATTAAGTTTTGTTAGAATTATTTGAATAAGTCACTCTACTATTACATCAAGGCCCACTCCATATTAGAATCAGGCATATACGACATACATACACTCAAACTATGTTTCATAAAACATGAACAGTGCCGTGAATAAAACATAATCGATCAGGTTCAGTTCTTCTCACAAcacttcttctttttcttcccTTCCATCCACTTTCAACATGCTCTGGAAACACCCCCCCCCGGTTAGTCAGATCGTTAAACTCTCCAAGGGGAGAGTTTGGCTGCTACCAGTAGACTTCCTGTTCATTTACCTGACATACAAACTCACGCTTGAGCATTTGGTTCATCCATCCTTTGGTGGAGGGGGCGGGGGATTTTCAGGGGGTATGTCTCCATTTGGCTCTTTCTTCTCAGGCTTGGTAGGGCTGATTTTGGGGATCTTCTCTGGGGGTGGTCTTCCGGGCCGTCTCCTCTTGGGCTTCCGTGAGCGTGCAGAGACGGGCTGTGCTGGATCCAATAGGGGATCCAAATGTAATTTCCCACTCACTGCATCTGAGGACTCATCAATGTATGCCAGGTTCTCTCCAAAGTAGTCCAGAGGCTGGGAATACAGGGCTTCTGGGAAGGCGTTCTCCTTATCGACATCCTTCTCTTTACCCTCTACTACCCGCTCCGACTGCGTGGCCTCTGACCCTGTCTCAGACCCTGACCCCGACTCGGAATCGTTGGAGGAGTAAGAGTATGAGGACGACCCAGTCTCTGATTGGCTGTTCAGCTGGCCATTCCCCGTCACCCTGTCCCCCTCCCCAGGGGCCCTGGTCCCAGACACATGACCCGCCCCATGGCCCCGGCTGCGAGGACCATGGCGATGCTTTCGCCTGCGTCGTTTGAAGGGGTCGTCTGGCATGCGGAAGTCCACGGACATGTTCTGGATGTTCTGACCCCAGTCAGTGGTACGGGCTCTGAGCTCCTCCatctgggaagagagagaggaaagagatcaAATGAAGTCAcaatttatttaaagtgcatttaataAAAGTCACAACAGAAAAAGGAGAGTTGataagagaggaagggaggctcATAGAAGAAAACAGGTGGCTGTAGGTGACATCAAATGTATAGTGCAGCCCATTTGCTTTAAGGTTGTACTCTCCCATTCCGGCCCCCCACCTCAGCCCTGGTCTTCTTGGACAGGACCCGAAGCCAGTTTGCAATCATGGACAGGATAGAGGCAAAGTAGGCCAGGCCCAGCAGGATCCAGAACCACACCAAGGGCTTGTACCAGTGGTCTTTACCACCATCTCCGCTATCACCTGACAGAGATAAACAACAGGGTAGGGATAGATAGGGGTTTATAAGTGTAGACAATGGAGAATCAGCAACTTTACACATCTACAGGTTAGTTTACATGTGAAAGACGTGCTGTTAATCTCACAAGAATGAACATTACAGACTGCGCTGCCTGAAAACTCTAGGGGCAATGAAACCACACAGATGAGCCAATTAATAATTCAACTGTCGTAGGACGATTGTGAATAATTTAATGAATTAAATGTCCAGCTTGTTGACTGACTGTATTTTATCACTCCTGACTGGACTGTTTAGTGCCCTaacactgacttgcctagttaaataaaggttaaattaaaataaaaacagtggGAACTACATCTGGAGAAGCAGGCATGTATGTGTCTGTGAAATGAAAAGAGTTTTAACAATGAAGAGAGTTTCAACAATGAAAAGAGAGTTTCAACAATGAAAAGAGAGTTTCAACAATGAAGAGAGTTTCAACAATGAAAGAGAGTTTCAACAATGAAAAGAGAGTTTCAACAATGAAAGAGAGTCAACAATGAAGAGAGTTTCAACAATGAAAAGAGTTTCAACAATGAAAGAGAGTTTCAACAATGAAGAGAGTTTCAACAATGAAAAGAGAGTTTCAACAATGAAAAGAGAGTTTCAACAATGAAAAGAGTTTCAACAATGAAAGAGAGTTTCAACAATGAAGAGAGTTTCAACAATGAAAAGAGAGTTTCAACAATGAAGAGAGTTTCAACAATGAAAAGAGAGTTTCAACAATGAAAGAGAGTTTCAACAATGAAAGTTTCAACAATGAAAAGAGTTTCAACAATGAAAGAGAGTTTCAACAATGAAAAGAAAGTTTCAACAATGAAAAGAGAGTTTTGACCTTTTGAGACAGATTCCTTGACCCAATCCCAAAATGCAGTGGTGAAAGTACCTGCAACATAGTCTCCAAAGCCCACTGTAGTCAGGGTGATGACAACAAAGTAGGAAGCCTCCAGGAGAGTCCATTTCTCCACCTCCTGAAACACCAGTGTTGGCACAGCAACAAAAATGGCTACCCCCAACAGGATGGAGAGGACAGCTGAGATGACACGAACAATAGTAGGACTCACCTTCCAtttctgagggagagagaggaaaacatgaAAAAGAGGAATGAAAGAAATTAAGAGACTGAAATACTGATAGACTGAAAAAGACAGAGGAAACACGTTCAGCCAAACAGCTACTGTTGAGTGTCTCACCGCTAAGATGAACTCTATTTTGAGGATGGCCTTCCTCAGCCCAGTCCCCAGATGGTCTCCAACTCCAGCCAGCAGGATACCAAACAGAGGGATCCCCACCAGGGCATAGAAGATACAGAACAGCTGCCCCCATTCCGTCTTCGGGGAGATGTTCCCAAAACCTGAGGATGATGGGTTGTAGAGCTTTAGGATTGGGATAGGTAGAGTCAGTGTGTCACAATCGAGTAAACATAGGGGAGATCAGGCTGCTGACCTAccgatggtggtgatgatggtccCAGAGAAGAAAAAGGCACTAGCCAAGTCCCATTGGCTGGTGAAAGTAGAGGAGTTGCTGTTAGGATCCACCCCCGCTCCCACGGCATCTGCCACTTCCTGGGATGGGAGACATAGTCAGGTCAGGAAGTGAGTTAAAGTGAGAGGGAATGACTACCTGAAAGCCTGATATCCCCGTCATATGAATCTATTTGTTCTCTTAGTGTAGTGTACCTCTATGAGAGCTTGCAGGATGTCTGGGCTGACGCAggtgtagttctccaggaacgATCTACGTGTGTCCTGCAGCTGCGTGTGCTGGTCCTGCTCACGAGGAGCCTCCAGGGCCTGGAACACCACGGCCCCCAGCACTAGGTACAGCAGCACCCCCGCCAGGATACATAGGAGGGTGGAGCAGCGCATGCTCGCACCTTCGCTCAGCCCCAGAGAAGAACGCTCCTTCCCCCCGCTGCCAGTGCTGGTGCGCTCTGGAGCCCAGCTGCAGAACAGACAACACAGCGACCTCATGGAAACAGATCCACATTAGCTTAACTGCAAGGTAATTATTAACCGGGAAACGAAACATAATGCAGACTGAATCCCCTACCATATTACTGACCGGAAACCTATAAACATGTTGCTAATGGTTACACTACATGTATAggctactgtatactgtctaataAGCAGGAAGGAACCTGACAAACCTAGTGTTGTTCGGGTGGCGTCAGGGAGGTAGTATACATTCAAACCAGGAATGGACATGAACTCTACCAGAGATGTGTCTGCGTAAATGATCATTACTATCCACCCCATTCCTCTTCACCACTcggttacctctctctctacttgtCTTTCTGCCTCTTCCAGCTGCGCCTGATGATGGAGTCTTTGGACCCGTAGCCGCTGGGGGTGGCCGTTAAACTCAGAGCCTGGTGTCGAACAAAATAAACATTATGTAACTGGACTGACAGGCACTGAAGAGATTCCCAATTCATCCATGACAACATTACAAAGATCATATTAAAGGTTAGATCATCAAACTACAAACACAACAATTGCCTGTTCAGAATAGTTCATTGTATGTTCTCCATTGATGAAAGAGATTCCCTACATTACTGTTTGCCAATGAAAACATGGGCTTCCACTGGTACATTGTGCTCTTCGTTGTGAACATAACGTTGCCGACGACAGACAATGCGCTGCAACAAGACACCCGTGTAGGTGCTTGCTGTCAACCAAAACCCTGTATGAAAGATGCATCTGCTCCATCTCTAATGGATCACATTGAGGAGAGAAAAGAACATCAAGCCGCTGTAAGGGTGGACGGGGAAGATACACAAATGTACAAAATGCACATTCAATAAACATTAAAAAGACAAATAGAGGTGTGCGTCAACAGGGTGGGGTAGAGCAtgaagtaggtgtgtgtgtgtgtgtgtgtgtgtgggagctaTGTCTGCCCATTAACACAGGGGAGAAATATTGTTCTCTACCAGGCATGCCACACTATTAGCAGACTGTGTGAAGAAGGAATACCCCATGACTCTTAGGACCCTGACGTGACAGAGTTGATTTAGTGTAATGTCCTTCCCAAGAGCACATTggtatttattgtcatgaatcctGCCCTAGAGGcggctctgcagagtggtcactagctggcacagccacaaagtcatcaaatcagattttaaacatAACCCTAGCCTAAATCTAgatcaaaaagcacatttttgttttcattcatttttacCATATAGCTGATTTTGAATTTGTAGCTGACCCATCTAGCTGAAAACACTCAGTTCTGtttccagggcaagattcatgacaataaacgtcaacctgatTCCCAAGCCGCCTCTAATGGTGAATGGTTGGGTCAATTAGTCATTAAAATTAGTCATTTAGATTTCTAGTCAGCCCAGGTTAAAGACCCCAGGGGCACACTAATACTGTACAGTTACATGTAGGTGTCATTTAGTTGCAATATTTTTCTTCTGTCTGACTTTCTTTACTGAAATTGTGCAGTAGTAAGCCTTTCCTACAGTACGtattgtatttgtgtgtttgtaaTATATTACATCTGTGCTATCTCTCCTTCTCATTTTAGATGTAACATTGCTTTTGCAGTCAGCAGCTCCTCTGGCCCTGATTCAACCTGAGACCAATAGGCTGTCTGTCACCCACACAGTGAAATGTACACTACCCAGCCAAACAAATTCAGCAGCTGCTCAGGATACACAAACAAATGCACAGACAGACAAGCCTGCATCCTTACGTGCAGCTATTTTGCACATGTACACAGATCAAAATAACTGCCCTTCAACCCTTTGGCCATGTGCATTAGCTGACATCTTCCTTATTAGGGTGACAGTCACATTTCTATACAATTACCAAAGATGTCGAAAGGCCTTTTCAGTGCCACCAAATAATAATTTGAAACTTTTAACAAGGTTTACTTTTAATTGTTCTTAATTACAATCTCCATTTTAACATAACCGTACATGAACATATGTAGTACCTTACTCTCGTGTGAACATGTCATCCTTGAGATACTGAAGTTAAGTGGCTTTAATGCTCAACGTGATACCAAGCCATGGCCCTTTTAAGGTATAGATACTTCACACACAATACAGTCAGAATGCCTGAGAATACATTCTTAAATCACACAGATTGCAGTTGAAATGGGGTAAATTATCTGTTCCAATGAAACAATTGCAACCAAAAGCAATTACAATGCTTAACACAAATAAACAGCAAGTCCCCATCGGCCCATAAGATCTATCAAACAATAAAACATTAATTATCTCATCCAATGAATGCAGGATTCTGGGGTCTCTAACAAACGGGGTGAAGCCTGTGGTCATCTCTTACCTCAAATTGAACGATCTTAAAAATCCAGGGTATCAGCAGCTATAGGCAGGGTCTCTTTCACACACTAGACACAAAACACTAGACACCAGACACTAGGATAGTAAGTGTGCATAAGCGTGTGGGATAGGCTGTTGCTGAGAACCAAATAAATGAAAAGATACTCCATCAAACTGACGctaagaaaagagagggagagaggtgaattAAGAGGGAGAAGTGGAATGAGTGggagaaagggagtgagagagatgaagggaggggTCAATGCAGATACACTGAGCAAgaatgggatttttttttgtttcCTCTACCCTGATTTGGATTGCTTGATTTCTCCAAGGCAATAAG
It encodes:
- the LOC115154680 gene encoding potassium channel subfamily K member 4 isoform X2, with translation MRCSTLLCILAGVLLYLVLGAVVFQALEAPREQDQHTQLQDTRRSFLENYTCVSPDILQALIEEVADAVGAGVDPNSNSSTFTSQWDLASAFFFSGTIITTIGFGNISPKTEWGQLFCIFYALVGIPLFGILLAGVGDHLGTGLRKAILKIEFILAKWKVSPTIVRVISAVLSILLGVAIFVAVPTLVFQEVEKWTLLEASYFVVITLTTVGFGDYVAGDSGDGGKDHWYKPLVWFWILLGLAYFASILSMIANWLRVLSKKTRAEMEELRARTTDWGQNIQNMSVDFRMPDDPFKRRRRKHRHGPRSRGHGAGHVSGTRAPGEGDRVTGNGQLNSQSETGSSSYSYSSNDSESGSGSETGSEATQSERVVEGKEKDVDKENAFPEALYSQPLDYFGENLAYIDESSDAVSGKLHLDPLLDPAQPVSARSRKPKRRRPGRPPPEKIPKISPTKPEKKEPNGDIPPENPPPPPPKDG
- the LOC115153762 gene encoding putative protein TPRXL is translated as MGKRYPQLQQPQQQYPQQQYPQQQSQQQYPQQQYPQQQYPNSSSPSSSTPSNSTPNSSTPRSSSPSSSIPSSTVPQQQQPQQQYPQQQYPQQQYPQQQQPQQQYPQQQYPQQQYPQQQHSTPSSSTPSSSTPSSSTPSSSSPNSSSPSSSTPSSSTPSSSSPSSSTPSSSTPSSSTPNSSSPNSSTSSSSTPSSSTPSSSTPNSSTPSSSTPNSSTPSSSTPSSSTPSSSIPSSSIPNSGTPNSSSLAHLIHLVN
- the LOC115154680 gene encoding potassium channel subfamily K member 4 isoform X1 gives rise to the protein MRSLCCLFCSWAPERTSTGSGGKERSSLGLSEGASMRCSTLLCILAGVLLYLVLGAVVFQALEAPREQDQHTQLQDTRRSFLENYTCVSPDILQALIEEVADAVGAGVDPNSNSSTFTSQWDLASAFFFSGTIITTIGFGNISPKTEWGQLFCIFYALVGIPLFGILLAGVGDHLGTGLRKAILKIEFILAKWKVSPTIVRVISAVLSILLGVAIFVAVPTLVFQEVEKWTLLEASYFVVITLTTVGFGDYVAGDSGDGGKDHWYKPLVWFWILLGLAYFASILSMIANWLRVLSKKTRAEMEELRARTTDWGQNIQNMSVDFRMPDDPFKRRRRKHRHGPRSRGHGAGHVSGTRAPGEGDRVTGNGQLNSQSETGSSSYSYSSNDSESGSGSETGSEATQSERVVEGKEKDVDKENAFPEALYSQPLDYFGENLAYIDESSDAVSGKLHLDPLLDPAQPVSARSRKPKRRRPGRPPPEKIPKISPTKPEKKEPNGDIPPENPPPPPPKDG